Below is a genomic region from Pseudomonas frederiksbergensis.
CTGGAAAATCCTCCCCGAGTCGCGCAACTTCCGCTCCCGCTCGATGCATCCGCGCAGCTTGCTCGACGGTTTCACCATGCACTTTCGCGACGCCGGCCTGCCGTGGTTGTTCCTCGAAGCGTTCGTGCTGATGGGCGCATTCGTCACGCTGTTCAACTACATCGGCTATCGCCTGCTGGCCGAGCCCTACCACATGGATCAGGCCTTCGTAGGCTTGCTCTCGGTGGTCTACCTGTCGGGTATCTACAGTTCGGCAAAAATCGGCGCATTGGCCGACAAACTCGGCCGCCGCAAAGTCCTCTGGGCGACCATCGTGCTGATGCTTGCAGGCCTGGCGCTGACCCTGCTCACGCCGTTTCCGCTGGTGATTATCGGTATGCTGATCTTCACCTTTGGCTTCTTCGGCGCGCACTCGGTGGCCAGCAGCTGGATCGGCCGCCGCGCGACCAAGGCCAAGGGCCAGGCCTCGTCGCTTTATCTGTTCAGCTACTACGCCGGATCGAGTATCGCCGGCACGGCGGGCGGGGTGTTCTGGCACCTGGGCGGCTGGAACGGGATCGGCCTGTTCATCGGCGGATTGCTGGTGATTGCGCTGCTGGTGGCATTGAAACTGGCGAAGTTACCGCCGTTGGAGAATGTGGAAGCTTAGAAGCAAAAGATCTTCCTGATGCAAAAACGCCCGGCATAAGCCGGGCGTTTTTGTTTAAGCGCGAACGTTATTCGTGATACTGCGCCGACAACTCATGCACCGCGCGCAGGAAGGCGCCGGCGTGTTCCGGGTCGACTTCCGGGGTGATGCCAT
It encodes:
- a CDS encoding MFS transporter, coding for MPPTALDDVVAQLNDVYIEKGTPMFMRTVLALFSGGFATFALLYCVQPMMPLFSREFSINAAQSSLILSVATGMLAIGLLITGPISDRIGRKPVMVAALFAAALCTIASAMMPSWQGVLVTRALVGLSLSGLAAVAMTYLSEEIHPQHIGLAMGLYIGGNAIGGMCGRLIVGVLIDFINWHTAMLVIGGLALIAATVFWKILPESRNFRSRSMHPRSLLDGFTMHFRDAGLPWLFLEAFVLMGAFVTLFNYIGYRLLAEPYHMDQAFVGLLSVVYLSGIYSSAKIGALADKLGRRKVLWATIVLMLAGLALTLLTPFPLVIIGMLIFTFGFFGAHSVASSWIGRRATKAKGQASSLYLFSYYAGSSIAGTAGGVFWHLGGWNGIGLFIGGLLVIALLVALKLAKLPPLENVEA